Proteins found in one Lutimonas zeaxanthinifaciens genomic segment:
- a CDS encoding (Fe-S)-binding protein, whose translation MVIPTMAEKMAEGKTPEVLFWVGCAGSFDDRAKKITKAFAKILIEANVDFAVLGTEESCTGDPAKRAGNEFLFQMQAVTNIEVLNAYEVKKIVTTCPHCFNTLKNEYPELGGTYEVMHHTEFLKSLLDEGRISIEGGKYAGKRITFHDPCYLGRANGIYEAPRDLIRKLEIELVEMKRCKSKGLCCGAGGAQMFKDAEKGDKEIFIERTEEALETKPEFIATGCPFCNTMMTDGVKNKEKEKNIKVMDIAELVAGAKDL comes from the coding sequence ATGGTAATACCGACAATGGCGGAAAAAATGGCGGAGGGAAAAACTCCCGAGGTCTTGTTTTGGGTAGGTTGTGCAGGAAGTTTTGATGATAGAGCCAAGAAAATCACCAAGGCCTTTGCCAAGATCCTGATAGAAGCAAACGTGGATTTTGCGGTATTGGGAACTGAGGAAAGCTGTACGGGAGACCCGGCAAAAAGGGCCGGGAATGAATTTTTATTTCAGATGCAGGCGGTTACGAATATCGAAGTACTGAATGCATATGAAGTAAAGAAAATAGTGACGACCTGTCCACATTGTTTCAACACGCTCAAAAATGAATACCCTGAGCTTGGAGGTACTTACGAGGTCATGCATCATACGGAGTTTTTGAAGTCCCTGCTTGATGAAGGACGAATCAGTATTGAAGGTGGAAAGTACGCTGGTAAAAGGATCACATTTCATGACCCTTGTTACCTGGGAAGGGCCAATGGGATCTATGAGGCACCGAGAGACCTGATCAGGAAGCTGGAGATCGAGCTGGTTGAGATGAAGCGTTGTAAATCGAAAGGATTGTGTTGCGGAGCAGGTGGGGCTCAAATGTTCAAGGATGCGGAAAAAGGAGATAAGGAGATCTTTATTGAGAGAACAGAGGAAGCCCTGGAGACCAAACCGGAATTTATAGCTACCGGTTGCCCGTTTTGTAATACCATGATGACCGATGGGGTCAAGAACAAGGAAAAAGAAAAGAATATCAAAGTAATGGACATAGCCGAATTAGTGGCCGGCGCCAAAGATTTATAA
- a CDS encoding SRPBCC family protein: MKYSNEVVINKPLAEVISLFDSEENLFKWQPELLSFEHFSGEKGEVGAKSKLLYKMGKREVEMVETITVKDLPKEFSGTYEAKGVWNEVKNFFEPIDESTTRWRSESHFEFTGFMKLFGWLMPGSFKKQSQKYLDQFKAFAEGE; the protein is encoded by the coding sequence ATGAAATATTCCAATGAGGTGGTGATCAATAAACCACTTGCAGAGGTGATCTCACTTTTTGACAGCGAGGAAAACCTCTTTAAATGGCAGCCTGAATTATTGAGTTTTGAACATTTTTCGGGTGAGAAGGGAGAAGTGGGTGCCAAATCAAAACTCTTGTACAAGATGGGCAAACGTGAAGTAGAAATGGTGGAAACGATAACCGTAAAAGATCTTCCCAAAGAATTTTCAGGAACCTACGAAGCCAAAGGCGTATGGAACGAGGTCAAAAACTTTTTTGAGCCCATTGATGAAAGTACCACACGATGGCGGTCAGAAAGCCATTTTGAATTTACCGGTTTTATGAAACTGTTTGGCTGGCTCATGCCGGGATCGTTTAAAAAGCAATCTCAAAAGTACCTGGATCAGTTCAAGGCTTTTGCAGAAGGGGAGTGA
- a CDS encoding 1,4-dihydroxy-2-naphthoate polyprenyltransferase, producing MKSWIEAARLRTLPLSLSGIIAGSFMAAAKGVFDPVICILALFTTTGFQIISNFANDYGDGVKGTDNEDRVGPQRALQSGAISPSAMKNGIKITGVISFALALLLIYVSFGTEYLFYSILFIVLGLACVVAAIKYTIGVNAYGYSGYGDLFVFIFFGLLSVCGTYFLYSKSIEFSVFLPACTIGLLSVGVLNLNNMRDQESDKKSGKNTIVVKIGNEFARYYHFYLLGASFLFALLYTAINFHSPYQFLFLIAFIPVFKHFKTVYDNKDPKTLDPELKKLALSTFLFAIFFGIGLLL from the coding sequence ATAAAAAGCTGGATCGAGGCGGCACGCCTTAGAACCTTACCCTTGTCGTTATCAGGAATCATTGCGGGATCATTTATGGCAGCAGCAAAGGGTGTATTTGATCCGGTCATCTGTATACTTGCCCTGTTTACAACGACAGGATTTCAGATCATTTCAAATTTTGCAAATGATTATGGAGACGGGGTCAAGGGAACCGATAACGAGGATAGGGTAGGCCCCCAGCGTGCTTTGCAGAGCGGAGCGATCAGCCCGTCAGCTATGAAAAACGGAATAAAGATCACGGGTGTGATCAGTTTTGCCCTTGCTTTGCTTTTGATCTATGTTTCCTTTGGAACGGAATACCTTTTTTACAGTATCCTTTTTATTGTTCTTGGTTTGGCCTGTGTGGTAGCTGCAATCAAGTATACCATTGGGGTAAATGCCTATGGCTACAGTGGTTACGGGGATCTCTTTGTTTTTATATTTTTTGGCCTTTTAAGCGTTTGCGGTACGTATTTTTTATACAGCAAGTCGATTGAATTTAGTGTATTCCTACCGGCATGTACGATTGGTTTGTTAAGTGTGGGGGTACTGAACCTGAATAATATGCGTGATCAGGAATCGGATAAAAAGTCGGGTAAGAATACCATTGTGGTCAAAATCGGGAATGAATTTGCCCGTTATTACCATTTTTATCTTCTTGGCGCCTCATTTTTATTCGCACTTTTATATACGGCGATCAACTTCCATAGCCCTTATCAATTCTTATTTTTAATAGCCTTTATACCTGTTTTTAAGCATTTTAAGACCGTGTATGACAACAAGGACCCAAAGACCCTTGACCCTGAATTAAAGAAACTGGCACTGAGCACTTTTTTGTTTGCTATTTTCTTTGGAATTGGCTTGCTTCTTTGA
- a CDS encoding tyrosine-type recombinase/integrase, producing the protein MPTVLSKEEVVELLRNTRNTKHKAVLSLLYSSGLRIGELIDLELNDIDMDRRQIFIRCGKGRKDRYVQMAESFRQLLQHYLMTYRPVRYFVEGKTEGRPYSATSVRSFLKRACKLAGIQKKVTPHTLRHSYATHLLEQGVDLRYIQELLGHSRPETTMIYTHVSKRDMLAIESPLDHILKQLSKSQNNPNNASLSQDNY; encoded by the coding sequence CTGCCTACAGTACTCTCTAAAGAGGAGGTTGTTGAGCTTTTACGGAATACGAGAAACACCAAACACAAAGCCGTTCTTTCGCTTTTGTATTCTTCGGGTTTGAGGATCGGGGAACTGATCGACCTGGAGCTCAATGATATTGACATGGACAGAAGGCAGATCTTTATCAGATGCGGAAAGGGGAGAAAGGACCGGTATGTTCAGATGGCAGAAAGTTTCAGACAACTGCTGCAACATTATTTAATGACCTACCGGCCGGTTCGATATTTTGTAGAAGGAAAAACAGAGGGGAGGCCATACTCGGCAACGAGCGTAAGGAGTTTTTTGAAAAGGGCCTGTAAACTTGCCGGCATTCAAAAGAAAGTAACTCCGCATACTTTGAGGCACAGCTATGCCACACATTTGCTGGAACAAGGGGTGGACCTGAGGTATATTCAGGAACTGCTGGGTCATTCGAGACCTGAAACAACGATGATCTATACACATGTGAGTAAAAGAGATATGTTAGCGATAGAAAGCCCGTTGGACCATATTTTAAAGCAACTATCAAAATCCCAAAATAACCCAAACAATGCGTCGTTATCCCAGGATAATTACTGA
- a CDS encoding DUF2147 domain-containing protein, whose amino-acid sequence MKYTILIAFSILSHCVFGQSNLTGTWDTGEDNTIIEITEIDGKTTGKIKSSDNPKAKIGNVILKEVNKNGRIWVGKIYAAKRQEWYDAEITQKGDVLEIEINVGFFSKTVEWKKT is encoded by the coding sequence ATGAAATACACAATATTAATCGCTTTCTCAATTCTTTCACACTGCGTTTTTGGTCAATCTAACCTCACTGGGACTTGGGATACTGGAGAAGACAATACAATTATTGAAATTACAGAAATTGACGGCAAAACTACTGGTAAGATAAAATCATCAGATAACCCGAAAGCCAAAATTGGCAATGTCATTTTAAAGGAGGTAAATAAGAATGGAAGGATTTGGGTAGGCAAAATCTATGCGGCTAAAAGGCAAGAGTGGTACGATGCTGAAATAACTCAAAAAGGTGATGTTCTTGAAATTGAAATAAACGTAGGATTCTTTAGCAAAACCGTTGAGTGGAAGAAAACTTAA
- a CDS encoding phage integrase N-terminal SAM-like domain-containing protein: MAPDGPRYGKQVSFWVLPDWSIPLTGANKKPSKSIKIMRKPVHFFKRVINGSLELIFQFDYDKGLIGIARSLGAVWSPKLRCWHIPYSNKNFQQARYAFGRKGRVILNGIGPENPVVSIERRDRELIKGIRSRSAKALSARDKSNLRGYVKYLRGKVLSESTVRTYYIHILDFTIFLKGKPVAEIGNRDVERFVEEVCVKRRYAVSTHRQVISAIKQFSNFHPESGIKNLSLERPG; encoded by the coding sequence ATGGCCCCCGATGGACCAAGATATGGTAAACAGGTTTCTTTTTGGGTATTACCCGATTGGTCAATACCATTGACGGGTGCCAACAAGAAGCCCTCCAAATCTATAAAGATCATGAGGAAGCCGGTTCATTTTTTCAAAAGAGTGATCAATGGGTCGCTGGAACTTATTTTTCAGTTTGATTACGATAAGGGGCTTATAGGAATTGCCCGGTCCTTGGGAGCCGTCTGGAGTCCTAAGCTCAGGTGCTGGCATATCCCTTATTCAAATAAGAACTTCCAGCAGGCGCGGTATGCCTTTGGCCGGAAGGGAAGGGTCATCCTAAATGGAATAGGACCCGAGAATCCCGTGGTAAGCATTGAACGAAGAGACAGGGAACTGATCAAGGGGATTCGAAGCAGAAGTGCCAAGGCCCTGTCCGCTCGTGATAAATCTAACCTGAGGGGTTATGTAAAATACCTTCGTGGAAAAGTGTTGAGCGAGAGCACAGTGAGAACTTATTATATCCACATACTGGATTTTACCATTTTTTTAAAAGGCAAGCCGGTGGCAGAAATCGGCAACCGGGATGTGGAACGGTTTGTAGAGGAGGTTTGCGTAAAAAGGAGGTACGCTGTAAGCACGCATCGGCAGGTGATCAGCGCCATTAAGCAATTTTCAAATTTTCATCCTGAAAGCGGCATTAAGAACCTGAGCCTGGAGCGTCCGGGTTAA
- a CDS encoding SulP family inorganic anion transporter has translation MKKTGLFSNLKSDFPASIVVFFVALPLCLGIALASGAPLFSGLIAGIVGGVVVGALSGSNIGVSGPAAGLAAIVLTSIGALGGFENFLVAVVLGGIIQLIFGLLRAGVIGYYFPSSVIKGMLTGIGIIIILKQIPHFFGYDADPEGDFAFLQVDGQNTFSEIFQAVNFIQPGSALIGLIGLAILILWEKVLSKKGKIFQLIQGPVVAVVVGIIFYVLTKSNDSLSIASSHLVSVPVPEDFSSFMAQFTIPNFAAITNTEVWVVAFTIALVASLETLLCVEATDKLDPHKNVTPTNRELLAQGTGNIISGLIGGLPITQVIVRSSANIQSGGQTKMSAIIHGLFLLVSVILIPNLLNMIPLSVLAAILLVVGFKLAKPALFKSMYELGWKQFVPFVVTVLGIIFTDLLVGIGLGLLVGIIVILFKSYQNSHFLHKEGEDVDDGKIKMTLAEEVTFFNKGAILKELDRLPEDSFLELDVTNTKYLDNDVIEILDDFVVKAEERNISIKLLSNKGEVVNPKSYHDFFVSKRGKRRAS, from the coding sequence ATGAAAAAAACAGGACTCTTCAGCAATTTGAAAAGTGATTTTCCGGCCAGTATCGTGGTATTTTTTGTAGCACTTCCGCTTTGTCTGGGAATTGCTCTAGCCAGTGGGGCACCCTTGTTCTCAGGTCTTATTGCCGGGATCGTAGGAGGTGTAGTAGTAGGGGCTTTAAGTGGCTCTAATATTGGTGTAAGCGGCCCGGCTGCAGGTCTGGCAGCGATCGTGCTGACCTCAATTGGAGCTCTCGGAGGATTTGAGAACTTCCTTGTAGCGGTGGTTTTGGGAGGTATCATCCAATTAATCTTTGGACTGCTTAGAGCCGGTGTCATTGGATATTACTTTCCATCTTCAGTAATTAAGGGGATGCTGACGGGTATCGGGATCATTATTATACTAAAACAAATTCCGCATTTTTTTGGTTATGATGCGGATCCTGAAGGAGATTTTGCCTTTTTACAGGTTGACGGCCAGAATACTTTTTCTGAGATCTTTCAGGCTGTAAACTTTATTCAACCGGGTTCGGCCTTGATCGGTCTAATCGGGTTGGCTATCCTGATCTTATGGGAGAAGGTACTTTCAAAGAAGGGAAAGATCTTTCAATTGATCCAGGGACCTGTGGTAGCCGTAGTGGTTGGTATCATCTTTTATGTACTTACCAAATCAAACGACTCCTTATCCATAGCCTCATCTCATTTGGTAAGTGTGCCTGTTCCTGAGGATTTTTCTTCTTTTATGGCTCAGTTTACCATACCTAATTTTGCTGCTATAACCAACACTGAGGTATGGGTGGTTGCCTTTACGATTGCTCTGGTGGCAAGTTTGGAGACGCTGCTTTGTGTTGAAGCAACTGACAAACTGGATCCTCATAAAAACGTAACACCAACTAATAGAGAGCTTTTGGCACAAGGAACCGGAAACATCATTTCCGGGTTGATTGGTGGATTGCCAATTACGCAGGTGATTGTTAGAAGTTCTGCTAATATCCAATCAGGTGGCCAAACCAAAATGTCAGCCATCATACACGGATTGTTCTTGCTGGTATCGGTTATTCTAATCCCAAACCTGTTGAATATGATCCCGCTTTCTGTACTTGCAGCCATTTTATTGGTGGTAGGATTTAAGCTTGCCAAACCAGCGCTGTTTAAGAGCATGTACGAACTGGGATGGAAGCAGTTTGTACCGTTTGTTGTTACGGTACTGGGTATCATCTTTACCGATTTACTGGTGGGTATTGGCCTGGGGCTATTGGTTGGAATTATTGTTATCCTTTTCAAGAGCTATCAGAACTCTCACTTTTTGCACAAAGAAGGTGAGGATGTGGACGATGGCAAGATTAAGATGACTTTGGCTGAAGAGGTTACTTTTTTCAACAAGGGAGCCATTTTGAAGGAGCTGGACAGATTACCGGAAGATTCTTTCCTGGAACTTGATGTGACCAATACAAAATACCTTGATAACGACGTTATCGAGATTCTTGACGATTTTGTGGTCAAGGCTGAAGAACGAAATATTTCCATCAAACTATTATCGAATAAAGGAGAGGTGGTGAATCCAAAGAGTTATCATGATTTCTTTGTTTCCAAGAGAGGAAAGAGAAGGGCAAGTTAA
- a CDS encoding metal-dependent hydrolase, which translates to MKITYLGHAALAIEEGDVHILVDPFISPNDLAKDIDINSLKADYIMITHAHGDHIADVEAIVKNTGAKIISNAEIVSYYGAKGIEGHPMNHGGSWQFEFGKVTYTNAVHSSSFPDGSYGGQPGGFILETSDGNLYIAGDTALTMDMKLIPIQCKIDLAVLPIGDNFTMGIDSAIIASDFIECDEVLGYHYDTFGYIVIDHEEAQKSFADKGKNLILLPIGDHLTF; encoded by the coding sequence ATGAAAATCACTTATCTGGGGCACGCCGCCCTTGCCATTGAAGAAGGCGATGTACATATTTTGGTAGATCCTTTTATCAGTCCAAACGATCTTGCAAAAGATATTGATATCAACAGCCTGAAGGCGGATTATATTATGATCACCCATGCACATGGAGATCATATTGCGGATGTAGAGGCTATTGTTAAGAATACTGGAGCTAAGATCATTTCGAATGCAGAGATCGTTTCATATTACGGGGCCAAGGGTATTGAGGGCCACCCGATGAACCACGGAGGTAGCTGGCAGTTTGAATTTGGAAAAGTGACCTATACCAATGCGGTTCATTCCAGTTCGTTCCCTGATGGAAGTTATGGGGGGCAGCCCGGAGGTTTTATCCTGGAAACCAGTGATGGCAATCTTTATATTGCCGGGGATACCGCCCTTACCATGGATATGAAACTAATCCCAATTCAATGCAAGATCGATCTGGCCGTATTGCCTATTGGGGATAACTTTACCATGGGTATAGACAGCGCCATCATTGCCTCTGATTTTATAGAATGCGATGAGGTACTGGGCTATCATTATGATACTTTTGGATATATCGTAATTGATCATGAAGAAGCGCAGAAATCATTTGCTGATAAAGGTAAAAACCTGATTTTACTTCCTATTGGTGATCATCTTACTTTTTAA
- a CDS encoding TetR/AcrR family transcriptional regulator produces MAVNISISLNPGLYLKDPQQSDLGRRIIKHSILLIEKLGFEQFNFKKLAENMKSTEASIYRYFENKHLLLLYLVSWYWEWLNYMIQIKTFNIEDPRKKLEIILHTFVSISEENPAIDYVNESALHRMVIAEGTKSYHTKGVDEENSKGFFLNYKEMVSTVSDVILEIDPEFPYPHALASNLFEMTNNHFYFADHLPRLTDISDKASQHEELEKMLRFFVSKLLPY; encoded by the coding sequence ATGGCTGTAAACATTAGTATTTCGTTGAATCCCGGCCTTTATTTGAAGGACCCTCAGCAATCCGATCTCGGTCGCAGAATCATTAAACACAGTATTCTGCTGATCGAAAAATTAGGTTTTGAGCAGTTCAATTTCAAGAAGCTGGCAGAAAACATGAAATCTACCGAAGCTTCGATCTACAGGTATTTTGAGAACAAACATTTACTGCTTCTTTATCTGGTTTCCTGGTACTGGGAATGGCTTAATTACATGATCCAGATCAAAACCTTCAACATTGAAGATCCCAGAAAAAAGCTTGAGATCATCCTGCATACCTTTGTATCGATAAGCGAGGAAAACCCGGCCATTGATTATGTAAATGAGTCGGCCCTACACAGGATGGTAATCGCCGAAGGGACAAAATCCTATCATACCAAAGGTGTGGATGAAGAGAACAGCAAAGGCTTTTTTCTGAACTATAAAGAAATGGTCTCTACGGTTTCCGATGTGATCCTTGAGATCGATCCTGAATTTCCCTACCCTCATGCCCTTGCCAGCAACCTTTTTGAGATGACCAATAACCATTTTTACTTTGCCGATCACCTCCCGCGGTTAACCGATATTAGTGACAAAGCCTCCCAACACGAAGAATTAGAAAAGATGCTGCGCTTCTTTGTTTCTAAATTACTGCCATATTGA
- a CDS encoding (Fe-S)-binding protein has protein sequence MSYLPNVLFALLLIGGVGFFVRNVKKLSRNISLGKDIDRSDRIADRWKHMAAIALGQSKMVRRPIAGLLHIIVYIGFIIINIEVLEIIIDGLFGTHRIFAFAGGFYNFLIGSFEILAFLVLLSVIIFWIRRMVLKLPRFWSKEMTSWPKNDALNILYFEVVLMGLFLLMNAADYGLQQMGAIHYVQAGSFPVSQFIASWLPENELTLFYIERGAWWLHIIGILIFLNYLYYSKHLHILLAFPNTFYANLEPQGRFDNLASVTKEVKLMMDPDADPYAVPEEGEEDEVGKFGASDVTDLSWVQLMNAYTCTECGRCSSVCPANQTGKELSPRAIMMKTRDRLEEVGRFIDKEGEVAFREKGDGKSLLDTISEAELWACTSCNACVTECPVSIDPLSIIMDMRRYLVMEQSAAPQELNLMMTNVENNGAPWQYSQMDRLNWKDE, from the coding sequence ATGTCTTATTTACCTAATGTTTTATTTGCCTTGCTTCTGATAGGAGGGGTAGGTTTTTTTGTGAGAAATGTCAAGAAACTAAGTCGAAATATTAGTTTGGGAAAAGATATTGACAGGAGTGACCGGATCGCTGACCGTTGGAAACATATGGCGGCAATTGCGTTAGGCCAGTCCAAGATGGTAAGGAGGCCCATAGCAGGCTTACTTCATATTATAGTCTACATTGGATTTATCATTATCAATATAGAGGTTCTCGAGATCATCATAGATGGCCTTTTTGGCACACATCGAATCTTTGCTTTTGCCGGCGGATTCTATAATTTTTTAATAGGCTCCTTTGAGATCCTGGCCTTTCTGGTGCTGCTTTCGGTCATCATTTTCTGGATCAGGAGGATGGTGTTAAAACTACCGCGCTTCTGGTCAAAGGAAATGACCAGCTGGCCCAAGAATGATGCCCTGAATATATTGTATTTTGAAGTTGTGCTCATGGGGCTGTTCCTGCTGATGAACGCGGCAGACTATGGGTTGCAGCAAATGGGTGCCATTCATTATGTTCAGGCAGGAAGTTTTCCTGTGAGCCAGTTCATTGCGAGCTGGTTGCCTGAGAATGAGCTTACTCTTTTTTATATTGAGCGTGGAGCCTGGTGGCTGCATATCATTGGTATTCTGATCTTTTTGAATTATCTGTATTATTCCAAGCATTTACATATTTTACTGGCTTTCCCCAATACATTTTACGCCAATCTTGAGCCTCAGGGAAGATTTGACAATCTGGCCTCTGTGACCAAAGAAGTAAAACTGATGATGGACCCTGACGCTGATCCTTATGCCGTTCCGGAAGAAGGAGAAGAAGATGAGGTAGGCAAGTTTGGGGCCAGTGATGTTACCGATCTTTCCTGGGTGCAGTTAATGAATGCTTATACCTGTACCGAGTGTGGCCGATGCAGTTCAGTTTGCCCGGCCAATCAGACGGGGAAGGAATTGTCACCTAGAGCCATTATGATGAAGACCAGAGACAGGCTTGAAGAGGTAGGGCGCTTTATAGATAAAGAAGGAGAAGTAGCTTTTAGAGAAAAAGGAGATGGGAAATCCTTGCTAGATACGATCTCTGAAGCGGAATTATGGGCCTGCACCAGTTGTAATGCCTGTGTTACGGAATGTCCGGTAAGTATTGATCCTTTGTCGATTATTATGGATATGAGAAGGTATCTGGTCATGGAACAATCAGCGGCACCTCAGGAGTTAAACCTGATGATGACCAATGTTGAAAATAACGGTGCTCCCTGGCAGTATAGCCAGATGGACCGATTGAACTGGAAGGATGAGTAA
- a CDS encoding sodium/sugar symporter gives MNSNFELLDYAIFVCYAILILGVGLWVSRDKKGHEKNAEDYFLAGKSLPWWAIGASLIAANISAEQFIGMSGSGFALGLAIASYEWMAALTLLIVGKYFLPIFIEKGLYTIPEFVEKRFSNNLKTILAVFWIALYVFVNLTSVLYLGALALETIMGIPMVYGVMGLALFAAAYSLYGGLSAVAWTDVIQVIFLVLGGLFTTYLALNTVSGGEGFMAGIKTVYNAAPDRFAMILEKSNPEYVNLPGIGVLVGGMWVANLYYWGFNQYIIQRTLAAKSLKESQKGILMAAFLKLIIPLIVVIPGIAAYVMVNDPDILARLGEAGLKNLPTPEQADKAYPWLLQFLPTGLKGVAFAALAAAIVSSLASMLNSTSTIFTMDIYKEYINKNATDKATVNTGRVSAAIALIIACIMAPLLGGIDQAFQFIQEYTGVVSPGILAVFLLGLFWKKTTNRAAIIGALSSIPIAMYFKVAPKGWSSSPLFVNVPWLDQMGYTAVLTGVIIVIFSLLQNKGADDKKGIPLSRQFFKTSPEFNIGSFVVMLVLVALYAVFWK, from the coding sequence ATGAATTCAAACTTTGAACTGCTTGACTACGCTATATTTGTTTGTTATGCCATTCTGATTTTAGGGGTTGGGCTCTGGGTTTCCAGAGACAAAAAGGGCCATGAAAAAAACGCTGAAGACTACTTTCTGGCTGGTAAATCGCTGCCCTGGTGGGCCATTGGCGCCTCCCTGATCGCTGCAAATATTTCTGCAGAACAATTTATAGGGATGTCGGGCTCAGGATTTGCGCTAGGACTTGCCATCGCCTCTTACGAATGGATGGCGGCCCTGACCCTGCTGATTGTAGGAAAATATTTTTTACCCATATTTATAGAAAAGGGCCTCTATACCATTCCTGAATTCGTAGAAAAAAGGTTCTCTAACAATTTAAAAACCATACTTGCTGTATTCTGGATCGCCTTGTACGTATTTGTAAACCTGACTTCAGTGCTGTATCTCGGTGCCTTGGCATTAGAAACCATTATGGGGATCCCCATGGTTTACGGGGTGATGGGCCTGGCTCTTTTTGCAGCAGCCTATTCACTTTACGGAGGGCTCTCAGCCGTTGCCTGGACCGATGTGATCCAGGTGATATTTCTTGTTCTGGGAGGTTTGTTTACCACCTATCTTGCACTGAACACCGTATCCGGAGGAGAAGGATTTATGGCGGGTATCAAAACCGTCTATAACGCGGCCCCTGACAGGTTTGCCATGATACTTGAAAAATCAAATCCTGAATATGTTAATCTTCCCGGGATCGGGGTACTGGTTGGAGGGATGTGGGTTGCCAACTTATATTACTGGGGTTTTAATCAATACATCATCCAAAGGACGCTTGCCGCAAAGTCCCTCAAAGAATCCCAAAAAGGGATCCTGATGGCAGCTTTTTTAAAACTGATCATTCCACTTATTGTGGTTATTCCCGGAATTGCCGCTTATGTTATGGTCAATGATCCCGATATTCTCGCTCGTTTGGGTGAAGCAGGCTTAAAGAACCTTCCAACCCCTGAACAGGCAGACAAGGCCTATCCCTGGTTACTGCAGTTTTTACCCACGGGCCTAAAAGGAGTGGCCTTTGCAGCTTTGGCGGCAGCCATTGTCTCCTCCCTGGCCTCCATGCTAAACTCGACTTCCACCATTTTTACCATGGACATTTATAAGGAGTATATCAACAAAAATGCAACAGACAAAGCCACGGTAAATACAGGTCGGGTTTCGGCTGCTATTGCCCTTATCATTGCCTGTATCATGGCACCATTGCTGGGTGGAATAGACCAGGCTTTCCAGTTCATCCAGGAATATACAGGCGTGGTAAGCCCGGGTATTCTGGCCGTTTTTCTTCTTGGATTGTTTTGGAAAAAGACCACCAACAGAGCCGCTATTATCGGTGCCCTGTCCTCAATACCTATAGCCATGTATTTTAAAGTAGCTCCTAAGGGATGGTCCTCAAGTCCTTTGTTTGTAAATGTTCCGTGGCTCGACCAGATGGGATATACCGCTGTGCTTACGGGCGTCATCATCGTTATTTTCAGCCTGTTGCAAAACAAAGGTGCTGATGATAAAAAAGGAATTCCGTTGAGCCGTCAGTTCTTTAAAACAAGCCCGGAATTCAATATTGGTTCCTTCGTTGTCATGCTCGTCCTGGTAGCGCTATATGCGGTCTTTTGGAAATAA
- a CDS encoding C-GCAxxG-C-C family protein, producing the protein MDTKRREAEASIKDAKKVFRKLGTCSQTYFYLLNRAFGENKRSEERAADPLAGGIMKAGYQCGMLWGASLAVGAEAYRRCEHLSQAIRVAVEATRELMDSFETHESTTQCREITRCDFNNNLSFAKYMLSGRFLHCFRLAQEWAPIAVENAQKSLDGKPFDFQFAQSCATEVAQKMSASKEEMVMVAGFAGGLGLSGSACGALAATIWMNALDWCKKHEAGSPSEDPRAQEIMRSFRVFTDDMMLCKEISQRDFRSVEDHTQYLKNGGCFELIEELSHI; encoded by the coding sequence ATGGACACAAAGAGAAGGGAAGCTGAGGCCAGTATCAAGGATGCAAAAAAAGTATTCAGAAAGTTAGGAACCTGTTCACAAACTTATTTTTATTTATTAAACCGGGCATTTGGAGAGAATAAGAGATCCGAGGAACGGGCTGCTGATCCTTTGGCAGGAGGAATCATGAAAGCCGGTTATCAGTGCGGAATGTTATGGGGGGCTTCGCTGGCAGTAGGTGCCGAAGCATACCGACGATGTGAACACCTTTCTCAGGCCATACGTGTGGCCGTGGAAGCCACCAGGGAATTGATGGACTCTTTTGAAACCCATGAAAGTACGACCCAGTGCCGGGAAATTACTCGTTGCGATTTTAACAATAATCTCAGTTTCGCCAAATACATGCTGAGCGGAAGGTTTTTACACTGTTTCAGACTGGCTCAGGAATGGGCGCCCATTGCCGTGGAAAACGCCCAAAAATCTTTGGATGGAAAGCCTTTTGATTTTCAATTTGCGCAAAGTTGCGCCACCGAAGTGGCCCAAAAGATGAGCGCCTCAAAGGAAGAGATGGTCATGGTGGCCGGTTTCGCAGGAGGTCTTGGTTTGAGTGGTAGTGCCTGCGGGGCACTGGCAGCAACCATATGGATGAACGCTTTGGACTGGTGTAAAAAACATGAAGCAGGATCTCCCAGCGAGGATCCAAGAGCCCAAGAGATCATGAGAAGTTTTCGCGTTTTTACCGATGATATGATGCTTTGTAAAGAAATCAGCCAGCGGGACTTTCGTTCTGTTGAGGATCATACCCAATACCTGAAAAACGGGGGGTGTTTTGAACTCATTGAAGAATTGAGCCATATCTGA